The Mercurialis annua linkage group LG2, ddMerAnnu1.2, whole genome shotgun sequence genome contains a region encoding:
- the LOC126670771 gene encoding cytochrome c oxidase copper chaperone 1-like, with amino-acid sequence MGALPLQGASSTVALPGSEQNKGPSITTTAPEKPKKKICCACPDTKRLRDECIVEHGESACAKWIEAHRLCLRAEGFNI; translated from the coding sequence ATGGGCGCGCTGCCTTTGCAAGGTGCTTCCTCAACAGTAGCTTTGCCAGGTTCGGAACAAAATAAGGGTCCGTCAATTACTACTACTGCACCAGAAAAGCCGAAAAAGAAGATATGTTGTGCCTGTCCTGATACAAAGAGGCTCAGAGATGAATGCATTGTGGAGCATGGTGAATCTGCTTGTGCAAAATGGATCGAGGCTCATCGTCTATGCCTTCGTGCCGAGGGctttaatatttga
- the LOC126670769 gene encoding uncharacterized protein LOC126670769 — MGSSGFCVICMLHSLVALTSGALMMLYTNEVSIFVHGIEVATKLKGSTPNDQLLIQTSDSFSGLLLFAIGFLLFMVAFVKDREFQSFFAKGCVLLHVSMAIWRIYFEMKLQDLAHDLPRQVVGDIALALSWVFFLVYSWREKYD, encoded by the coding sequence ATGGGTTCATCTGGGTTTTGTGTGATATGTATGCTTCATTCTTTGGTAGCTTTAACAAGTGGGGCATTAATGATGTTGTACACAAATGAAGTGTCCATTTTTGTTCATGGAATTGAGGTGGCTACCAAGCTTAAAGGGTCAACCCCAAATGACCAGCTTTTGATCCAAACTTCTGATTCATTTTCTGGGCTGCTTTTGTTTGCAATTGGGTTCTTGTTGTTCATGGTGGCATTTGTGAAAGATAGAGAATTTCAAAGTTTCTTTGCTAAAGGTTGTGTTTTGCTTCATGTTTCTATGGCTATTTGGAGAATTTACTTTGAGATGAAGCTTCAAGATCTTGCCCATGATTTGCCTAGACAAGTTGTTGGGGATATTGCTTTGGCTCTTTCTTGGGTTTTCTTTCTTGTTTACTCTTGGAGAGAGAAGTATGATTAG